The following coding sequences lie in one Pararge aegeria chromosome 25, ilParAegt1.1, whole genome shotgun sequence genomic window:
- the LOC120634939 gene encoding deubiquitinase DESI2 isoform X1, which produces MKKCDACRNRSDRGAPDQPGDDRDPLLNTPTILQEEPHNLPNLTCGICTMFPSCMSLLPRRNEPRPARPGQAPVVLNVYDMYWTNWYTAGAGVGVFHSGVQVHSSEWAYGGHPYAFTGVFEITPRDERELGEQFRFRQSVHIGYTDFSEEEVRRLVTELGKQFRGDRYHLMNNNCNHFTSAFCLALCDRDIPAWVNRLAYVSSCVPFLQRCLPKEWLTPAALQHSLAAHSRSSSPATPSTPQ; this is translated from the exons ATGAAGAAATGCGATGCCTGCCGTAACCGTTCCGATCGGGGGGCTCCGGACCAGCCGGGGGATGACCGGGACCCCCTCCTAAACACTCCTACCATCTTGCAGGAGGAGCCCCACAATTTACCTAACTTA ACGTGCGGCATTTGCACGATGTTTCCGTCGTGCATGTCTTTGCTGCCGCGTCGCAACGAGCCGCGACCGGCGCGTCCCGGCCAGGCGCCCGTCGTGCTCAACGTCTACGACATGTACTGGACCAACTG GTACACAGCGGGCGCGGGCGTGGGCGTGTTCCACAGTGGGGTGCAGGTGCACAGCTCGGAGTGGGCGTACGGCGGGCACCCGTACGCGTTCACGGGCGTGTTCGAGATCACGCCGAGAGACGAACGCGAACTCGGCGAGCAGTTCCGCTTCAG ACAAAGCGTGCACATCGGCTACACAGACTTCAGCGAGGAAGAGGTCAGACGGCTCGTCACAGAATTGGGCAAACAGTTCCGCGGTGACAG GTACCACCTTATGAACAACAATTGTAATCACTTCACGTCCGCGTTTTGTCTG GCGTTGTGCGACCGGGACATTCCCGCGTGGGTCAACCGACTCGCGTACGTCAGTTCGTGTGTACCTTTCCTACAGCGCTGCTTGCCAAA GGAGTGGCTGACCCCGGCTGCGTTGCAGCACTCATTGGCGGCGCACTCGAGATCATCTTCGCCCGCCACGCCCTCTACGCCGCAATAG
- the LOC120634939 gene encoding deubiquitinase DESI2 isoform X3 → MFPSCMSLLPRRNEPRPARPGQAPVVLNVYDMYWTNWYTAGAGVGVFHSGVQVHSSEWAYGGHPYAFTGVFEITPRDERELGEQFRFRQSVHIGYTDFSEEEVRRLVTELGKQFRGDRYHLMNNNCNHFTSAFCLALCDRDIPAWVNRLAYVSSCVPFLQRCLPKEWLTPAALQHSLAAHSRSSSPATPSTPQ, encoded by the exons ATGTTTCCGTCGTGCATGTCTTTGCTGCCGCGTCGCAACGAGCCGCGACCGGCGCGTCCCGGCCAGGCGCCCGTCGTGCTCAACGTCTACGACATGTACTGGACCAACTG GTACACAGCGGGCGCGGGCGTGGGCGTGTTCCACAGTGGGGTGCAGGTGCACAGCTCGGAGTGGGCGTACGGCGGGCACCCGTACGCGTTCACGGGCGTGTTCGAGATCACGCCGAGAGACGAACGCGAACTCGGCGAGCAGTTCCGCTTCAG ACAAAGCGTGCACATCGGCTACACAGACTTCAGCGAGGAAGAGGTCAGACGGCTCGTCACAGAATTGGGCAAACAGTTCCGCGGTGACAG GTACCACCTTATGAACAACAATTGTAATCACTTCACGTCCGCGTTTTGTCTG GCGTTGTGCGACCGGGACATTCCCGCGTGGGTCAACCGACTCGCGTACGTCAGTTCGTGTGTACCTTTCCTACAGCGCTGCTTGCCAAA GGAGTGGCTGACCCCGGCTGCGTTGCAGCACTCATTGGCGGCGCACTCGAGATCATCTTCGCCCGCCACGCCCTCTACGCCGCAATAG
- the LOC120634939 gene encoding deubiquitinase DESI2 isoform X2, protein MKKCDACRNRSDRGAPDQPGDDRDPLLNTPTILQEEPHNLPNLTCGICTMFPSCMSLLPRRNEPRPARPGQAPVVLNVYDMYWTNWYTAGAGVGVFHSGVQVHSSEWAYGGHPYAFTGVFEITPRDERELGEQFRFRQSVHIGYTDFSEEEVRRLVTELGKQFRGDRYHLMNNNCNHFTSAFCLALCDRDIPAWVNRLAYVSSCVPFLQRCLPKHYYAGSG, encoded by the exons ATGAAGAAATGCGATGCCTGCCGTAACCGTTCCGATCGGGGGGCTCCGGACCAGCCGGGGGATGACCGGGACCCCCTCCTAAACACTCCTACCATCTTGCAGGAGGAGCCCCACAATTTACCTAACTTA ACGTGCGGCATTTGCACGATGTTTCCGTCGTGCATGTCTTTGCTGCCGCGTCGCAACGAGCCGCGACCGGCGCGTCCCGGCCAGGCGCCCGTCGTGCTCAACGTCTACGACATGTACTGGACCAACTG GTACACAGCGGGCGCGGGCGTGGGCGTGTTCCACAGTGGGGTGCAGGTGCACAGCTCGGAGTGGGCGTACGGCGGGCACCCGTACGCGTTCACGGGCGTGTTCGAGATCACGCCGAGAGACGAACGCGAACTCGGCGAGCAGTTCCGCTTCAG ACAAAGCGTGCACATCGGCTACACAGACTTCAGCGAGGAAGAGGTCAGACGGCTCGTCACAGAATTGGGCAAACAGTTCCGCGGTGACAG GTACCACCTTATGAACAACAATTGTAATCACTTCACGTCCGCGTTTTGTCTG GCGTTGTGCGACCGGGACATTCCCGCGTGGGTCAACCGACTCGCGTACGTCAGTTCGTGTGTACCTTTCCTACAGCGCTGCTTGCCAAA gcaTTACTACGCAGGGAGTGGCTGA